From Penicillium psychrofluorescens genome assembly, chromosome: 1, one genomic window encodes:
- a CDS encoding uncharacterized protein (ID:PFLUO_000538-T1.cds;~source:funannotate), with translation MASVSDQFLVQMDLPSHPDEWFDFDNFMDMPFGQIDDHSTTVDSISPPDLSMSYEADAFLGDSPLEFMPPTSDMASYDFPELMADQSSEMGVMWDASPMFDHTEFSHDSTYENTDAFRDMVEIRAAADTRVASVKAKRREASIALHLQRLCDATAMDLDLSSESTTSFSSPSWSDFVRGSDSSPSTNSSPDDNAPTPAPTAGNSGLEFVLDLNMNAATNLPKKQKPRSQAQKESYIKARKYGACEKHKKQHKRCNCLEKAAARVSVSESPTNVAFKQTPRTLSPQSSVSPTMRYSSTPGYDPRHSFLADALPINVVRKSSSNSPRPDGTYSSPEVFSSIRRPTSGVAGHDPSNSTSTVLPSVKVRGQHTASVPGHEPTFRPRTTPQSASTEIRPKSTVPGHERPCGSPTALQSVKITQANLGGQPGHDPSRHSSVATQSVLTTAKSADTQKRRMPHASRSSGVVPSPEDGFLKHVSPTANQPSPGSVGSLKWQASRLTARSVMKPTNDQIQTIPCCFAGTVGLREPQGLRVRSLEVPGNNSIRSLAQGAKQPLVTSCAQLVCSAKNQVYARSSSTLEQFGGLLSAAIVTLGRTWHASSSLSSWIEGTVSSCLSVSGRQLMSARKGLHLSHRRAICLSGNAC, from the exons ATGGCGTCCGTTTCAGACCAATTCCTGGTTCAGATGGACCTCCCCAGCCATCCGGATGAATGGTTCGACTTTGACAACTTCATGGACATGCCCTTCGGCCAGATCGACGATCACTCCACTACGGTGGACTCGATCTCACCACCCGATCTGTCAATGTCCTATGAGGCCGATGCTTTTCTGGGCGACTCCCCATTGGAATTCATGCCGCCCACGTCGGACATGGCCAGCTATGACTTCCCAGAGCTCATGGCGGACCAGTCCTCGGAGATGGGGGTGATGTGGGATGCCAGCCCCATGTTCGACCACACCGAATTCTCTCATGATTCTACTTATGAGAACACCGATGCATTCCGGGACATGGTGGAAATACGGGCAGCCGCCGATACCCGCGTGGCTTCCGTGAAAGCGAAGCGCAGAGAGGCGTCCATTGCCCTGCACCTCCAGCGACTATGCGACGCCACGGCGATGGATCTGGACCTGTCCTCGgagtccaccaccagcttctcctccccAAGCTGGTCCGACTTTGTCCGCGGCAGCGACTCTTCGCCATCTACCAACTCCAGCCCCGACGACAATGCGCCGACCCCTGCCCCGACAGCAGGGAACAGCGGTCTTGAATTTGTTCTGGATCTCAACATGAATGCGGCTACCAACCTGCCTAAGAAGCAGAAGCCCCGTTCCCAGGCTCAGAAGGAGAGCTACATCAAAGCGCGGAAGTACGGCGCCTGCGAAAAACACAAGAAGCAACACAAGCGA TGCAACTGCTTGGAGAAAGCTGCTGCCCGTGTTAGCGTCAGCGAGTCCCCAACCAATGTTGCATTCAAGCAAACACCAAGGACGCTGTCACCCCAAAGCTCGGTTTCCCCAACCATGCGCTATTCCTCGACCCCGGGCTACGACCCAAGGCACAGTTTCCTCGCGGACGCTCTACCGATCAACGTTGTCCGGAAATCCTCGAGCAACTCGCCGCGTCCCGACGGTACTTACAGCTCACCGGAGGTGTTTTCCTCCATCAGAAGGCCGACAAGCGGCGTTGCGGGACACGACCCATCAAACAGCACATCAACAGTGCTCCCATCAGTCAAGGTCAGGGGACAACACACTGCAAGTGTCCCTGGACACGAGCCAACTTTCAGGCCCCGAACCACTCCCCAATCAGCCAGCACAGAAATCCGGCCCAAGAGTACTGTCCCAGGCCACGAGAGACCTTGTGGCTCACCGACAGCGCTTCAATCAGTCAAGATCACCCAAGCGAACCTTGGCGGCCAGCCCGGTCACGACCCATCCCGCCACTCATCAGTTGCGACTCAATCCGTGCTCACAACTGCAAAGTCTGCAGACACGCAAAAACGACGTATGCCTCATGCTTCTCGATCGAGTGGCGTTGTGCCTTCTCCAGAAGACGGCTTCCTCAAGCATGTTTCACCTACCGCGAACCAACCAAGCCCAGGCTCTGTTGGCTCGCTGAAGTGGCAAGCTTCGCGCCTGACTGCCCGATCGGTCATGAAGCCGACGAACGACCAAATCCAGACCATACCGTGCTGTTTCGCTGGGACGGTGGGCCTACGCGAGCCCCAAGGCCTGCGCGTTCGCAGTCTGGAAGTGCCTGGAAACAACTCCATTCGGAGTCTGGCACAAGGCGCCAAGCAACCATTGGTCACGTCGTGTGCTCAACTGGTGTGCTCTGCAAAGAACCAAGTCTATGCCAGATCGAGCTCGACCCTCGAGCAGTTTGGCGGACTACTTTCTGCCGCTATTGTCACACTTGGACGAACCTGGCACGCATCGTCGTCTCTGTCCTCTTGGATAGAGGGCACGGTGTCTAGCTGTCTTTCCGTGTCGGGAAGACAGCTCATGTCTGCCAGAAAGGGTCTACATCTGTCTCACCGGCGAGCTATTTGCCTCTCGGGAAATGCATGCTAG
- a CDS encoding uncharacterized protein (ID:PFLUO_000536-T1.cds;~source:funannotate), translating to MPSPNSSLPSFANLERGSNEHNVSRTESPRPNRFNPASNSTPNVASSISAPPPASTVNIAASQHHENGAQVHYPWHDTGEQLDSGHTTAESLRVQYIQENPFQYPGPATNQATTNPEPSMRTPPQTPAAGANKRPARNGLHDTSACDVSQSTSQKTASRKTSSQQTASQNGGTQLQNWLCEFSTPCLMTPSPDGMHFRKVVSHVFGRNKASTKLFPASVWVHYCRKHYQRARYRADQWPFTQCELLVESLNRMKKWGGVESFELILRRREMLRVDNGDESSDNAEVSKSSKKAPSGRKNPTAIIAPVPDWLRAHVGRDKSFEDIRQIVSRIRQHLLVVRDAERAQSVQQSTDGPAAVNRSQDCVPYRRGGTGAAAAAAAKTGIANSHNNGTSSHRRQQTSRVRFPDIEVLPTFRPWVLDAALQEEGSGEHPREQEGANGHVRGETGRLGHGDDADAPNAHDGGTMVAGPDLADLPESHNRTSRRLLLRISKRGSVKKPRDRGDF from the exons ATGCCGTCCCCGAACTCGTCCCTGCCCTCCTTCGCCAATTTAGAAAGGGGGAGCAATGAGCACAACGTCTCCCG AACTGAAAGCCCACGCCCAAACCGCTTCAACCCTGCATCAAACAGCACCCCGAACGTGGCGTCAAGCATCTCTGCACCTCCCCCTGCGAGCACTGTGAATATTGCTGCTTCACAGCACCACGAGAATGGCGCACAGGTGCACTACCCCTGGCACGATACCGGCGAACAGCTTGACTCTGGTCATACAACCGCCGAGAGCCTGCGGGTCCAGTACATCCAAGAGAACCCGTTCCAGTACCCGGGCCCTGCCACCAACCAAGCCACTACTAATCCGGAGCCTTCCATGCGCACTCCTCCACAGACTCCAGCCGCAGGAGCAAACAAGCGTCCTGCCCGGAATGGACTTCATGATACTTCCGCTTGT GATGTTTCGCAGAGCACTTCACAGAAGACTGCTTCTAGAAAGACTTCTTCGCAGCAGACTGCTTCCCAAAACGGTGGCACGCAGCTTCAGAACTGGCTGTGCGAGTTTTCGACTCCCTGTCTCATGACCCCATCGCCAGATGGGATGCACTTCCGCAAAGTGGTGTCGCACGTCTTCGGCCGCAACAAGGCCTCAACCAAGCTCTTCCCAGCAAGCGTATGGGTGCATTACTGCCGGAAGCATTACCAGCGCGCCAGATACAGGGCCGACCAGTGGCCATTCACGCAGTGCGAGCTGCTCGTCGAATCACTGAACCGCATGAAGAAGTGGGGAGGCGTGGAGAGCTTCGAGTTGATTCTGCGGCGTCGTGAGATGTTGCGGGTGGATAACGGGGATGAAAGCTCTGACAATGCCGAAGTGTCCAAGTCCTCAAAGAAGGCCCCGAGTGGGCGCAAGAATCCCACGGCGATCATAGCGCCAGTGCCAGACTGGCTCCGCGCGCATGTGGGCCGAGACAAGTCCTTTGAGGACATTCGCCAGATCGTCTCCCGGATCCGCCAGCACCTGCTGGTGGTTCGTGACGCCGAGCGAGCCCAGAGCGTCCAGCAGTCGACTGACGGCCCAGCAGCCGTCAATCGTTCGCAGGACTGCGTTCCGTACCGACGAGGCGGTACgggggctgctgctgctgctgccgccaagACTGGCATTGCCAACTCACACAACAACggcaccagcagccaccgTCGCCAGCAGACCAGCCGCGTCCGGTTCCCGGACATCGAAGTTCTGCCAACCTTCCGGCCTTGGGTACTCGATGCAGCGCTCCAGGAGGAGGGCAGCGGCGAGCACCCCCGTGAGCAAGAAGGCGCAAACGGACATGTCCGGGGAGAAACCGGCCGGCTAGGTCATGGCGACGACGCCGATGCCCCGAATGCTCACGATGGGGGAACCATGGTCGCCGGACCAGACCTCGCAGATCTTCCGGAATCTCACAATAGGACCTCACGGAGGCTGTTGTTACGAATCTCGAAGCGCGGGTCTGTCAAGAAACCCAGAGACCGTGGGGACTTCTGA
- a CDS encoding uncharacterized protein (ID:PFLUO_000537-T1.cds;~source:funannotate) produces MAAAFDEEDLSIPLPSGRPREHTRRPPPASSNPSAMAMPPPSRPPGKADVPTQSPATMRDMQRLDQYKTIKILGEGSFGKVKLAIHQPSGRQVALKIISRRKLLSRDMVGRVEREIQYLQLLRHPHIIKLYTVIATKTDIVMVLEYAERELFDYLVRKGKCHDDEARKFFQQIICAVEYCHRHKIVHRDLKPENLLIDSEKNVKIADFGLSNIMTDGNFLKTSCGSPNYAAPEVISGKLYAGPEVDVWSCGVILYVLLVGRLPFDDDYIPALFKKIAAGNFHLPGYVSSGAARLIRAMLQVHPVHRITIPDIRQDPWFCKNLPKYLEPPTEEFIATGVEPYKSIDAPKLSTGKPLPVQQKIHQVAVSKLERSMGYGREDIEDALRHPEPSAIKDAFFIIVENEMMQTSSPTEDNLMDQNVKPTQKKQAASPQPDRAHAAHHAQARAAPVVTPTRTPSVSRRPPPEEPQQNETDDYESVRISHVRILPTSLPYVHDQLMEHRDREQRARNKFLEEQQHEARFEEDGQGGYRELSPEEQAATARALKPHARSVIDLDTLRLEPPTTHPVPGPQKRSRKWQFGIRSRNQPYEAMLYLYRAIAAQGGVWDIQPIESGSQIGPDASPPPDSPKSLQNKYPDLPSDYYIPKDPWFIRARLLKEGITAPGASTSVYNSRSDLEELRRRFHIAGIASPVEGHSPSLGVESGSGSGPSSSSLKSGVPRISHGVWVFVDIQLYQLEENNYMVDFKCDGYQNVIRATSDSEWHPISKRFKNKEKEVTSPYPFLDVASDLVAQLAVAS; encoded by the exons atggccgccgccttcgacgaggaagacctctccatccctcttccctctggTCGTCCGCGTGAACACACCCGCAGGCCGCCGCCTGCCAGTTCCAACCcttccgccatggccatgccgCCACCCTCGCGCCCGCCCGGCAAAGCCGATGTCCCGACACAATCACCAGCTACCATGCGGGACATGCAGCGCCTCGACCAGTACAAAACCATCAAGATCCTAGGCGAGGGATCTTTCGGAAAGGTGAAATTGGCTATCCACCAACCAAGTGGACGTCAAGTCGCTCTGAAAATCATCTCTCGTCGCAAGCTGCTGTCCCGAGACATGGTCGGTCGCGTGGAGCGGGAGATTCAGTACCTGCAATTGCTGCGACACCCACACATCATCAAATT ATACACAGTCATCGCTACCAAAACCGATATTGTGATGGTGCTGGAGTACGCCGAGCGGGAGCTGTTCGATTACCTCGTGCGAAAGGGAAAATgccacgacgacgaggcccgAAAATTCTTTCAGCAAATCATCTGCGCCGTGGAATACTGCCACCGACACAAGATTGTGCACCGCGACCTGAAGCCAGAGAACCTCCTGATCGATAGCGAGAAGAACGTCAAGATTGCTGATTTCGGACTAAGCAATATCATGACGGATGGTAATTTCCTCAAGACCAGCTGCGGTAGTCCGAACTATGCCGCCCCAGAGGTGATCTCCGGCAAGCTCTACGCCGGGCCCGAGGTCGATGTCTGGAGTTGCGGTGTGATTTTGTACGTGCTGTTGGTGGGCCGGCTGCCCTTTGACGACGACTATATTCCCGCCCTGTTCAAAAAGATTGCCGCCGGCAACTTTCACCTGCCGGGGTATGTCTCCTCTGGGGCTGCTCGGTTGATCCGGGCGATGCTTCAGGTTCACCCGGTTCACAGAATCACGATCCCCGACATTCGGCAAGACCCGTGGTTTTGCAAAAACCTGCCCAAGTATCTCGAGCCACCCACAGAAGAATTCATTGCGACGGGCGTAGAACCCTACAAGTCAATCGATGCTCCCAAACTTTCGACGGGAAAGCCGCTGCCCGTCCAGCAGAAGATTCATCAGGTTGCCGTGTCAAAGCTGGAACGAAGCATGGGATACGGCAGGGAAGATATTGAAGATGCTTTACGGCATCCAGAACCCAGTGCAATCAAAGATgctttcttcatcatcgtcgagaaTGAAATGATGCAAACCAGCT CGCCGACGGAGGACAACTTGATGGATCAGAACGTTAAGCCCACTCAAAAGAAGCAGGCTGCAAGTCCACAGCCAGATCGTGCTCATGCGGCGCATCATGCGCAGGCGCGGGCAGCCCCGGTTGTCACCCCGACTCGAACCCCAAGTGTTTCACGTCGTCCTCCCCCGGAGGAGCCCCAGCAGAATGAGACCGATGACTATGAATCGGTTCGCATCAGTCACGTCCGTATCCTACCGACAAGCTTACCGTATGTCCATGATCAACTCATGGAGCACCGTGATCGGGAACAGCGAGCTCGCAATAAATTCCTCgaagagcagcagcacgaggCGCGGTTCGAGGAGGACGGCCAAGGTGGCTACCGGGAGCTTTCGCCTGAAGAGCAAGCTGCCACCGCTCGAGCATTGAAACCCCATGCTCGTAGCGTTATTGACTTGGACACATTGCGTTTGGAGCCACCAACTACACATCCCGTACCTGGCCCACAGAAGAGATCCCGCAAGTGGCAGTTCGGCATCAGGTCGCGAAATCAACCCTATGAGGCGATGTTGTACCTATATCGGGCAATTGCTGCACAGGGTGGAGTCTGGGATATTCAGCCTATTGAATCTG GCTCGCAAATAGGACCCGATGCCAGCCCCCCTCCAGACAGCCCCAAGTCATTACAAAACAAGTATCCCGACCTTCCCTCGGATTATTACATCCCCAAGGATCCGTGGTTCATACGCGCCCGTCTATTGAAAGAAGGCATCACAGCCCCGGGAGCATCCACTAGCGTCTACAACAGCCGCAGCgacctcgaggagctgcgTCGTCGTTTCCATATCGCAGGTATTGCTTCCCCTGTGGAAGGCCACAGCCCATCGTTGGGCGTGGAAAGCGGCAGTGGATCCGGtccttcctcgtcctcactGAAGAGCGGTGTCCCGCGGATCTCGCATGGAGTCTGGGTCTTTGTGGATATCCAGCTGTACCAGCTGGAAGAAAACAACTACATGGTCGACTTCAAATGCGACGGCTACCAGAACGTCATCCGCGCCACCAGCGATTCCGAATGGCACCCCATCAGCAAACgcttcaagaacaaggaaaaGGAAGTTACCAGCCCTTACCCCTTCCTCGATGTGGCATCAGATCTCGTGGCCCAGCTGGCTGTGGCTAGCTAG